The following are encoded together in the Xanthobacter autotrophicus Py2 genome:
- a CDS encoding putative ABC branched-chain amino transporter, periplasmic binding protein (KEGG: bbt:BBta_6215 putative ABC branched-chain amino transporter, periplasmic binding protein), which yields MTSRRSLDPRALFHPRPLLVAAALCGLMAGAARAEDTTVKLGVLNDMSGVYADISGPGSVVAAQMAAQDFMAKNKGFKVEVVGADHQNKPDVGSSIARKWYDQDGVDAIMDVTTSSVALAVNDVTREKNKIFLVSGGGTSDLTGAKCSPNTVHWTYDTWALANGTGSAITKQGGSPWFFITADYAFGAALERDAAAAVKAAGGKVAGSVKHPLSATDFSSFLVQAQSSGAKVIGLANAGGDLINAIKQASEFGITQGGQSLAGLLIFSSDVKAMGLTAAQGLLLTEAFYWDLNDDTRAFSKRFAEKFGGKMPTSAQAGVYSSALHYLNAIKDAKTKDAPKVMEQMRATPIDDPLFGKGEVRIDGRATHPMYLFKVKKPADSKGPWDLYEVVATIPANDAFRPLKDGGCPLVK from the coding sequence ATGACGTCACGTCGATCGCTCGATCCGCGCGCCCTGTTCCATCCGCGACCGCTGCTGGTAGCGGCGGCGCTCTGCGGCCTCATGGCCGGCGCCGCGCGGGCCGAGGACACCACCGTCAAGCTCGGCGTGCTCAACGACATGTCCGGCGTCTATGCCGACATTTCCGGGCCCGGCTCGGTGGTGGCCGCGCAGATGGCGGCCCAGGACTTCATGGCCAAGAACAAGGGCTTCAAGGTGGAGGTGGTGGGCGCCGACCACCAGAACAAGCCGGATGTCGGCTCCTCCATCGCCCGCAAGTGGTACGACCAGGACGGGGTGGACGCCATCATGGATGTCACCACCTCCTCGGTGGCGCTGGCGGTGAATGACGTGACGCGGGAGAAGAACAAGATCTTCCTCGTCTCCGGCGGCGGCACCTCCGACCTCACCGGCGCCAAGTGCTCGCCCAACACCGTGCACTGGACCTACGACACCTGGGCGCTCGCCAACGGCACCGGTTCGGCGATCACCAAGCAGGGCGGCTCGCCCTGGTTCTTCATCACCGCCGACTATGCCTTCGGCGCGGCGCTGGAGCGTGACGCGGCCGCCGCCGTGAAGGCCGCGGGCGGCAAGGTCGCCGGCAGCGTGAAGCACCCGCTCTCCGCCACCGACTTCTCGTCCTTCCTGGTGCAGGCGCAGTCCTCCGGCGCCAAGGTGATCGGCCTCGCCAATGCCGGCGGCGACCTCATCAACGCCATCAAGCAGGCTTCCGAGTTCGGCATCACCCAGGGCGGCCAGTCGCTGGCCGGGCTGCTGATCTTCTCCTCCGACGTGAAGGCGATGGGGCTGACCGCCGCGCAGGGCCTGCTGCTCACCGAGGCCTTCTACTGGGACCTCAACGACGACACCCGCGCCTTCTCCAAGCGCTTCGCCGAGAAGTTCGGCGGCAAGATGCCGACTAGCGCGCAGGCCGGCGTGTATTCCAGCGCGCTGCACTATCTCAACGCCATCAAGGACGCCAAGACCAAGGACGCGCCCAAGGTGATGGAGCAGATGCGCGCCACCCCCATCGACGACCCGCTGTTCGGCAAGGGCGAAGTGCGCATCGACGGTCGCGCCACCCACCCCATGTACCTCTTCAAGGTGAAGAAACCGGCCGACTCCAAGGGCCCGTGGGACCTCTACGAGGTGGTCGCCACCATCCCCGCCAACGATGCCTTCCGCCCGCTCAAGGACGGCGGCTGCCCGCTGGTGAAGTAG